From Hymenobacter sedentarius, a single genomic window includes:
- a CDS encoding phosphatase PAP2 family protein → MLEYLRSLDVELLLAINRAHTPALDALMVTASDRYTWFPVYGLLIIGLIYLFRRPAILLLPLLILAVTLADSITSRLFKPFFARPRPCHDANLAPLLHLPDGCGGQFGFLSSHAANSMALAVFLAIVLPAGRFRGAKLAVFLWAGLLSYSRMYLGAHYPTDVLGGAAVGGLLGWAAATAYQKWSHTLKSST, encoded by the coding sequence ATGCTTGAGTACCTGCGCTCGCTCGACGTTGAGCTGCTCCTGGCCATCAACCGGGCCCACACCCCGGCGCTGGACGCGCTGATGGTAACGGCCTCGGACCGGTACACCTGGTTTCCGGTTTATGGCCTGCTCATAATTGGGCTGATTTACCTGTTCCGGCGCCCGGCCATTCTGCTTCTGCCGCTGCTGATTCTGGCCGTTACCCTAGCCGATAGCATCACCAGCCGCTTGTTTAAGCCGTTTTTTGCGCGCCCCCGCCCCTGCCACGACGCTAACCTGGCGCCCCTGCTGCACCTGCCCGACGGTTGCGGAGGCCAGTTTGGGTTTCTATCCTCGCACGCGGCCAACTCCATGGCCCTGGCCGTTTTTCTGGCCATTGTGCTGCCGGCCGGCCGTTTCCGGGGCGCCAAGCTGGCGGTGTTTTTGTGGGCGGGCCTGCTCTCCTACAGCCGCATGTACCTCGGCGCTCACTACCCTACCGATGTGCTGGGGGGCGCCGCCGTAGGTGGCCTGTTGGGCTGGGCGGCAGCCACCGCGTACCAAAAATGGTCGCACACGTTGAAATCTTCAACTTGA
- a CDS encoding M43 family zinc metalloprotease translates to MLKRILPSLLTAAMALASLGATAQSMADERGRNWCGAVAEQERYFSQHPDAAEAQKALYRKLEAREQIVQRSTAGTSSADVTIPVVVHVIHSGGADNISDRQIYSAIEQLNLDYQKQNSDTANTLAQFRPIAASLGFQFRLAKKDPNGNCTTGITRHYAPNLTNDDYSGAVQAVSVWDRNRYLNIWVVGSIGTPTAGGGIILGYSNLPQNSTATRDGFVVRGDWFGNQGTSNPTRALSRTATHEIGHYFGLLHPWGGNNNPEVPGYCSDTDFVADTPPTNGTFSCNLNYAPCGDVANVQNFMDYATCPTMFTQGQKARMRDVLNTIRTGLTTPANLVATGTNDGYAAPDCAPIAAFAAVPGASTNVCVNTPVSLRDYSSNFSSTGGTLTYTWSFPGGNPSTATGQNVTVSYPTAGYYPVTETVSNSIGTSSSTVTDYIRVEGPSGGETAPFAESFENSNFPNLFNAPTLRNYTVTGATSSGTAANFRWAWQAALPAADGSAYLVVNNRSYPAGAVTTLITPNINLSAVSNTAVLSFSRAFALRSAGANDQLRISFSNDCGVNWSSPTVLDVTQLTTQGLTPIDGYVPASSSEWQQLVVPIPAQFQGSGLFKVRLQMVNSTTQGNSFYLDNLRVSAPLATKADALANHGISVYPNPLTNETAVHLNLTGTTQVGLSLTDVLGRNVLNLPTKMYGAGQQSLPLQTAGRALRAGVYVVRISLNGETYTSKLTVN, encoded by the coding sequence ATGCTGAAAAGAATTTTACCCTCGCTGCTCACGGCGGCCATGGCCCTGGCGAGCCTAGGTGCCACTGCCCAAAGCATGGCCGATGAGCGTGGCCGCAACTGGTGCGGCGCCGTGGCAGAACAGGAGCGCTACTTTTCCCAGCACCCGGATGCCGCCGAGGCCCAAAAGGCCCTCTATCGAAAGCTTGAGGCCAGGGAGCAGATAGTTCAGCGCAGCACCGCCGGCACTAGCTCGGCCGACGTGACCATCCCGGTGGTGGTGCACGTTATTCACTCCGGTGGCGCCGACAACATCAGCGACCGGCAGATTTACAGCGCCATCGAGCAGCTCAACCTCGACTACCAGAAGCAGAACTCCGACACGGCCAATACCCTGGCCCAGTTCCGGCCGATAGCTGCTTCGCTGGGCTTCCAGTTTCGGCTGGCCAAGAAAGACCCCAACGGCAATTGCACCACCGGCATCACCCGGCACTACGCCCCCAACCTCACCAACGACGACTATAGCGGTGCGGTGCAGGCCGTATCGGTCTGGGACCGCAACCGCTACCTCAACATTTGGGTGGTAGGCAGCATCGGCACGCCCACCGCCGGGGGTGGCATTATCCTGGGCTATTCCAACCTGCCCCAGAACTCGACGGCCACGCGCGACGGCTTTGTGGTGCGCGGCGACTGGTTTGGCAACCAAGGCACCAGCAACCCCACGCGCGCCCTGAGCCGCACGGCAACTCACGAAATTGGCCACTACTTCGGCCTGCTGCACCCCTGGGGCGGCAACAACAACCCCGAAGTGCCCGGCTATTGCAGCGACACCGACTTTGTGGCTGACACCCCGCCCACCAACGGCACTTTCTCCTGCAACCTCAACTATGCGCCCTGCGGCGATGTGGCCAACGTGCAGAATTTCATGGACTATGCCACCTGCCCCACCATGTTTACCCAGGGGCAGAAAGCCCGGATGCGGGACGTGCTTAACACCATTCGCACCGGCCTGACTACCCCGGCCAACCTCGTGGCTACCGGCACCAACGATGGCTACGCTGCCCCCGACTGCGCTCCCATCGCGGCGTTTGCCGCGGTACCCGGGGCCAGCACCAACGTGTGTGTAAACACCCCCGTGAGCCTGCGCGACTACTCCTCCAATTTCAGCTCAACCGGCGGCACGCTCACCTATACCTGGTCGTTTCCCGGCGGCAACCCTTCCACCGCTACCGGCCAGAACGTGACGGTAAGCTACCCCACCGCTGGCTATTACCCCGTGACCGAAACGGTGAGCAACAGCATCGGCACCAGCAGCAGCACCGTGACGGACTACATCCGGGTGGAAGGCCCCTCGGGTGGCGAAACGGCTCCCTTTGCGGAGTCGTTCGAAAACTCCAACTTCCCCAACCTGTTCAATGCCCCAACGCTGCGCAACTACACCGTGACGGGCGCCACCAGTTCGGGTACCGCTGCCAATTTCCGCTGGGCGTGGCAGGCCGCTTTGCCCGCCGCCGACGGCTCGGCCTACCTCGTGGTAAACAACCGCAGCTACCCTGCCGGGGCAGTTACTACGCTCATCACGCCCAATATCAACTTGTCGGCAGTGTCCAACACGGCGGTATTGAGCTTCTCCCGCGCATTTGCCCTCCGTTCGGCTGGCGCCAACGACCAACTGCGCATCTCGTTCAGCAACGACTGCGGCGTGAACTGGTCGAGCCCCACCGTGCTTGACGTGACGCAGCTCACCACCCAGGGCCTCACTCCTATTGATGGCTACGTGCCCGCCTCCAGCAGCGAATGGCAGCAATTGGTGGTGCCCATTCCAGCTCAATTCCAGGGCAGCGGCTTGTTTAAAGTGCGCCTGCAAATGGTGAACAGCACCACCCAGGGCAACAGCTTCTACCTGGACAATCTGCGCGTGTCGGCCCCGCTGGCTACCAAAGCCGACGCCCTGGCCAACCACGGCATTAGCGTGTACCCCAACCCGCTCACCAACGAAACCGCCGTTCATCTCAACCTGACCGGCACCACTCAAGTGGGGCTCAGCCTAACCGACGTGTTGGGCCGCAACGTGCTGAATCTGCCCACCAAAATGTACGGCGCGGGCCAGCAATCCCTGCCGCTGCAAACGGCCGGGCGCGCGCTCCGGGCCGGCGTGTACGTGGTGCGCATTTCGCTCAACGGCGAAACCTACACCAGCAAGCTGACGGTGAACTAG
- a CDS encoding S8 family serine peptidase: MTLVAGALQVLATAPVAAQGTVRRHLIYFRDKAGTPFTVGKPEQFLSARSLARRSRQGIAILPRDLPVSPTYVSQVRGVAGSPQVLYTSRWFNAAVVSCDSVTLGRIKALPAVRSAATLNRSFQPVAPTPPPGQIAANAANNPPTKRAQYGLAYRQNEQIGALAMHEAGYRGEGMQIAVFDAGFPGVDQIAALQPLYKEKRLASTRNFVDGGTSVYQRSSHGTSCLSTIAGNQAGFYIGSAPKATFHLCITEDVNSEHPIEEANWLAAAEYADSAGVDIISSSLGYTTFDAPSKSYTYADMNGRTAISSRAATMAARVGILVVNAAGNEGDDPWHYVSAPADADSIVSVGAVDSLGNHANFSSYGPTADGRIKPTLSAMGRASAVLAPNGAAFRGNGTSYACPILAGMVAGFWQANPTLTAQQVITVLRSTASQAAAPDNVLGYGIPNFVKAYNAQHTSAPLDANGQLPGDGDALTLFPNPTGDGPLMLFLPAPLRGQPLLVRVVDARGALVAEQQLAAVSGRRTQLQLGRLAKGVYICEVSAGTTRRSVKFVQL, encoded by the coding sequence TTGACTCTGGTAGCCGGCGCGCTGCAGGTACTGGCGACAGCGCCAGTCGCGGCGCAAGGTACCGTACGGCGCCATTTGATTTACTTCCGGGATAAGGCGGGCACTCCGTTCACCGTTGGCAAGCCCGAGCAGTTTCTTTCGGCCCGCTCGCTCGCGCGGCGCAGCCGGCAGGGTATTGCCATCCTGCCCCGCGACCTGCCCGTTAGCCCAACGTACGTGAGCCAAGTGCGGGGCGTGGCCGGCAGCCCGCAAGTGCTGTACACCTCGCGCTGGTTCAATGCCGCCGTGGTTTCCTGCGATTCCGTCACGCTGGGCCGCATCAAGGCCTTGCCCGCCGTGCGCAGTGCCGCCACGCTCAACCGCAGCTTCCAGCCCGTGGCTCCTACGCCGCCCCCCGGGCAGATAGCTGCGAATGCTGCCAACAACCCGCCGACCAAACGTGCCCAATACGGCCTGGCGTATCGCCAAAATGAGCAGATTGGGGCCTTGGCCATGCACGAAGCCGGGTATCGTGGCGAGGGCATGCAGATTGCCGTGTTCGATGCCGGCTTCCCGGGCGTGGACCAGATTGCGGCATTGCAGCCGCTGTATAAGGAAAAGCGCCTGGCCAGCACCCGCAACTTCGTGGATGGCGGCACCAGCGTATACCAGCGCAGCAGCCACGGCACCAGCTGCTTATCAACCATCGCAGGCAACCAAGCCGGGTTTTACATTGGCAGCGCCCCCAAAGCCACCTTCCACCTCTGCATCACGGAGGACGTCAACTCGGAGCACCCCATCGAAGAAGCCAATTGGCTGGCCGCCGCCGAATACGCCGATTCGGCGGGCGTCGACATCATCAGCTCTTCCCTGGGCTACACTACTTTCGACGCGCCCTCGAAATCGTACACCTATGCCGACATGAACGGCCGCACCGCCATTAGCTCGCGGGCCGCTACTATGGCGGCCCGGGTGGGCATCCTGGTGGTGAATGCGGCTGGCAACGAAGGCGACGACCCGTGGCACTACGTGTCGGCGCCCGCCGATGCAGACTCCATTGTGTCGGTAGGAGCCGTCGATTCGTTGGGCAACCACGCCAACTTCAGCTCTTATGGCCCCACGGCCGATGGCCGCATCAAGCCCACGCTCTCGGCCATGGGACGGGCGTCGGCCGTGCTGGCTCCCAATGGCGCGGCTTTCCGGGGCAACGGCACTTCCTATGCCTGCCCCATTCTGGCCGGCATGGTGGCGGGCTTCTGGCAAGCCAACCCCACGCTCACGGCCCAACAGGTAATCACGGTATTGCGCAGCACCGCCTCGCAGGCCGCCGCGCCGGATAATGTGCTGGGCTACGGCATTCCCAATTTCGTGAAGGCCTACAACGCCCAGCATACCAGCGCCCCGCTCGACGCCAACGGCCAGTTGCCCGGCGATGGCGACGCGCTGACGCTGTTTCCAAACCCCACCGGCGACGGCCCTCTGATGCTGTTCCTGCCCGCGCCGCTGCGCGGCCAGCCCCTGCTGGTGCGGGTGGTAGACGCGCGCGGCGCCCTGGTGGCTGAGCAGCAACTGGCGGCGGTGTCGGGCCGCCGCACGCAGCTCCAGTTGGGCCGTTTGGCCAAGGGCGTTTACATCTGCGAAGTAAGCGCGGGCACTACCCGGCGCTCGGTGAAATTTGTGCAGCTATAA
- a CDS encoding sugar transferase, translating to MQLIRRFQYIKLIAADFGAALVAWMCFYLVRKYLLNELTGYRFTEGVLFDLTGSAMFIAVFWTVLYSLVGEYRDIYRKSRLAEILRLAQVSALGAVVIFFTLLLDDQGVVNYRAYYKTFTAYYLLHFFITGFLRTWAVTSVQRQIRNGRIFFPTLLVGSNVLALHTFHELARTSRHLGLRIVGFAPVGDTIDPRLAAELPTRGSYRRLRALVRALKIEQVVIAIEPSEHRQIEDILALLEGTPARVSILPDLYQMLLGSVKVHHLFGTPLIEIKQDLLPVWQQVLKRTIDILGSALFMLLACWVYAFTALMVKLSSPGPVFYRQDRIGINGHPFRIIKFRSMFVDAEKLGPSLSSDNDPRITKWGRFMRKVRLDELPQFWNVLKGDMSIVGPRPERQFFIDQIVKIAPHYRHLHRVRPGLTSLGQVKYGYAETVEQMVERLKFDILYIENMSLAMDFRVVLYTLKIILEGRGK from the coding sequence TTGCAGCTAATCCGCCGCTTCCAATACATCAAGCTCATCGCCGCCGACTTTGGGGCGGCTCTGGTGGCATGGATGTGTTTTTACCTCGTGCGCAAATATTTGCTCAACGAGCTCACCGGCTACCGATTCACCGAAGGCGTGCTCTTCGACCTCACCGGCTCGGCGATGTTCATCGCCGTGTTCTGGACCGTGCTCTACAGCCTCGTGGGCGAGTACCGGGATATCTACCGCAAGTCGCGCCTGGCCGAAATCTTGCGGTTGGCGCAGGTATCGGCGCTGGGGGCGGTGGTTATTTTCTTCACCCTGCTGCTCGACGACCAGGGCGTGGTGAACTACCGGGCCTACTACAAAACCTTCACGGCCTACTACCTGCTACACTTTTTTATCACGGGCTTCCTGCGCACCTGGGCCGTGACCAGCGTGCAGCGCCAGATACGCAACGGTCGCATCTTCTTCCCTACGCTGCTGGTGGGGTCTAATGTGCTGGCGCTGCACACGTTCCACGAGCTGGCCCGCACCAGCCGGCACCTGGGCTTGCGCATCGTGGGATTCGCGCCCGTGGGCGATACAATCGACCCGCGCCTGGCGGCCGAGCTGCCCACGCGCGGCTCCTACCGGCGCCTGCGCGCATTGGTCCGGGCCCTCAAAATTGAGCAGGTCGTCATCGCCATCGAGCCCAGCGAACACCGCCAGATTGAGGACATTCTGGCCCTGCTCGAAGGCACCCCGGCCCGGGTCAGCATCCTGCCTGACCTCTACCAGATGCTGCTGGGCTCGGTGAAAGTGCACCACTTGTTTGGCACCCCGCTGATTGAAATCAAGCAGGACCTGCTGCCGGTGTGGCAGCAAGTGCTGAAGCGGACCATCGATATCCTGGGCTCGGCGCTGTTTATGCTGCTGGCCTGCTGGGTGTATGCGTTCACGGCCCTCATGGTGAAGCTCTCGTCGCCGGGCCCGGTGTTTTACCGCCAAGACCGGATTGGGATAAACGGCCACCCGTTCCGCATCATTAAGTTTCGCTCCATGTTTGTGGATGCCGAGAAGCTGGGCCCGTCGTTGAGCTCCGACAACGACCCCCGCATCACCAAATGGGGCCGCTTTATGCGCAAGGTGCGCCTCGACGAGCTGCCGCAGTTCTGGAACGTGCTCAAGGGCGACATGAGCATCGTGGGGCCGCGCCCCGAGCGCCAGTTCTTCATCGACCAGATAGTCAAAATCGCCCCGCATTACCGCCACCTGCACCGCGTGCGCCCGGGCCTAACTTCGCTGGGGCAGGTGAAATACGGCTACGCCGAAACCGTGGAGCAAATGGTAGAACGCCTCAAATTCGACATTCTCTATATCGAAAACATGAGTTTGGCGATGGATTTCCGGGTAGTGCTCTACACCCTGAAAATCATCCTGGAAGGCCGGGGAAAATAG
- a CDS encoding protein-L-isoaspartate(D-aspartate) O-methyltransferase: MRELRQRGIHDERVLAALAAVPRHLFFEPAFEAHAYQDKAFPIGEGQTISQPYTVAYQTQLLGVQPTDRVLEVGTGSGYQCAVLLRLTPHLDSIEFNEILFARTRQRLALLGANGAGLHCGDGSVGLPERAPFDAILVTAGAPGLPPALLRQLRVGGRLVIPVGGNHTQRMVRVTREGPETFVREDFEEFRFVPLRGASGWQIK, encoded by the coding sequence GTGCGCGAGCTGCGCCAGCGCGGCATTCACGACGAGCGGGTGCTGGCGGCGCTGGCCGCGGTGCCGCGCCATTTGTTTTTCGAGCCCGCTTTCGAAGCGCACGCCTACCAGGACAAAGCGTTTCCCATCGGCGAGGGCCAAACCATTTCGCAGCCCTACACCGTGGCCTATCAAACCCAGCTGCTGGGCGTGCAGCCCACCGACCGCGTGCTGGAAGTGGGCACCGGCTCGGGCTACCAGTGCGCCGTGCTGCTCCGCCTCACGCCCCACCTCGACAGCATCGAGTTCAACGAAATCCTGTTTGCCCGCACCCGCCAGCGGCTGGCCTTGCTGGGGGCCAATGGGGCGGGGCTGCACTGCGGCGATGGCTCGGTGGGGCTGCCGGAGCGGGCGCCGTTCGATGCCATCTTAGTCACGGCCGGGGCGCCGGGGCTCCCTCCGGCCCTGCTGCGGCAGCTGCGCGTGGGCGGCCGGCTCGTGATTCCGGTGGGCGGCAACCACACCCAGCGCATGGTGCGCGTGACCCGCGAAGGCCCCGAAACCTTCGTGCGCGAGGACTTCGAAGAGTTCCGTTTTGTGCCGCTGCGCGGCGCCAGCGGGTGGCAAATCAAGTAA
- the mnmA gene encoding tRNA 2-thiouridine(34) synthase MnmA has translation MNTEIKGRVLVAMSGGIDSSVAAVLLHEQGYEVVGMTMKTWDYASAGGSKKETGCCSLDSINDARDIAVQLGFPHYIIDIRDEFGDFVIDNFTDEYLAGRTPNPCVLCNTHIKWDALLRRADQLGCQFIATGHYANIRKDADTGRFVVSKGLDENKDQSYALWGVSQESLSRTLFPLGGMRKTEIYDEARRRGFNELVNKPESYEICFIPDNDYRGFLRRRVPGLEARVAGGNFVTKNGRVIGKHEGYPFYTIGQRKGLGVALGYPAFVLEIRPDTNEVVLGNYEELASTATVVGKLNMGKLASLEGRGLVPAVVKVRYNHDGAPAFLEEVDGKIRVYFEEPVHAITPGQAAVFYDGNDVLGGGWIERHVIGEFPLPFAAVEASV, from the coding sequence ATGAATACCGAAATAAAAGGACGGGTACTAGTCGCGATGAGCGGCGGAATTGACTCCAGTGTGGCCGCTGTGCTGCTGCACGAGCAAGGCTACGAAGTGGTCGGCATGACCATGAAAACCTGGGATTACGCCAGCGCCGGCGGGTCCAAAAAAGAAACCGGTTGCTGCTCGCTCGACAGCATCAACGATGCCCGCGACATTGCCGTGCAGCTCGGCTTTCCGCACTACATCATCGACATTCGGGATGAGTTCGGCGACTTCGTCATCGATAATTTCACCGACGAATACCTCGCTGGCCGCACGCCCAACCCCTGTGTGCTTTGCAATACCCACATCAAGTGGGATGCGCTGTTGCGCCGCGCCGACCAATTGGGCTGCCAATTCATTGCCACCGGCCACTACGCCAACATCCGCAAGGACGCCGATACCGGCCGTTTTGTGGTGAGCAAAGGACTGGACGAAAACAAGGACCAAAGCTATGCGCTCTGGGGCGTGAGCCAGGAGAGCCTGAGCCGCACGCTGTTCCCGCTGGGTGGCATGCGCAAAACCGAAATCTATGACGAAGCCCGCAGGCGCGGCTTCAACGAGCTGGTGAACAAGCCCGAGAGCTACGAAATCTGCTTTATCCCGGACAACGACTACCGGGGCTTCCTGCGCCGGCGCGTGCCGGGCCTGGAAGCCCGCGTGGCCGGCGGCAACTTCGTGACCAAAAACGGCCGCGTCATTGGCAAGCACGAAGGCTACCCATTCTACACCATTGGGCAGCGCAAGGGCCTGGGCGTGGCGTTGGGCTACCCCGCGTTCGTGCTCGAAATCCGCCCCGATACCAACGAAGTGGTGCTGGGCAACTACGAGGAGCTGGCCAGCACGGCCACCGTGGTAGGCAAGCTCAACATGGGCAAGCTGGCCTCGCTCGAGGGCCGCGGCCTAGTGCCGGCTGTGGTAAAAGTGCGCTACAACCACGACGGCGCCCCGGCGTTTCTGGAAGAAGTAGACGGCAAAATCCGGGTGTATTTCGAAGAGCCGGTGCACGCCATCACCCCCGGCCAGGCCGCCGTATTCTACGACGGCAACGACGTGCTGGGCGGCGGCTGGATTGAGCGCCACGTAATCGGCGAATTCCCCCTACCTTTTGCTGCTGTAGAGGCTAGTGTTTAA
- a CDS encoding riboflavin synthase encodes MFTGIIEALGTIVAVDTQGSNRHFTVASPFAAELKIDQSVAHDGVCLTVVAVDAAAGTHVVTAIDETMRVTNLSQWQPGRHVNLERCLAANGRFDGHIVQGHVDATATCLSVTDQQGSWLFRFRHAPGPGRLTVEKGSICVNGTSLTCFESTDDGFTVAIIPYTYEHTSFQQLQPGETVNLEFDIVGKYVAKLLGK; translated from the coding sequence ATGTTTACTGGAATTATTGAAGCCCTGGGCACCATTGTCGCCGTTGATACCCAGGGCAGTAACCGCCATTTTACCGTGGCCTCGCCCTTTGCCGCCGAACTGAAAATCGACCAGAGCGTGGCCCACGACGGCGTGTGCCTCACCGTGGTGGCGGTGGATGCAGCGGCCGGCACCCATGTGGTCACGGCCATCGACGAAACCATGCGCGTAACCAACCTGAGCCAGTGGCAGCCCGGGCGCCACGTAAACCTGGAGCGCTGCCTGGCCGCCAATGGCCGCTTCGACGGCCACATTGTGCAGGGCCACGTCGATGCCACCGCTACCTGCCTGAGCGTGACCGACCAGCAGGGGTCGTGGCTGTTTCGCTTCAGGCACGCGCCCGGCCCGGGCCGCCTCACCGTCGAGAAAGGCTCCATCTGCGTAAATGGCACCAGCCTGACCTGCTTCGAAAGCACCGATGATGGCTTCACCGTCGCCATCATTCCCTATACCTACGAGCACACTAGCTTTCAGCAGCTGCAGCCGGGTGAAACCGTGAACCTGGAATTCGACATTGTGGGCAAATACGTGGCAAAGCTGTTGGGTAAATAG